From the genome of Ptychodera flava strain L36383 chromosome 22, AS_Pfla_20210202, whole genome shotgun sequence, one region includes:
- the LOC139122875 gene encoding sodium/hydrogen exchanger 9B2-like, whose amino-acid sequence MEISSVSEKCDHESKKNGGVKVCEEGNMNIVGEEGGDIHISAENIIVIQPQNVTRQPKRKRMCETCDRVCAPFLVKYHHIPGENDTLCYRLKYSLLCPPHGNFAISILYLSLVFVTWGTLWAITGEQALPGGSLFALFILWIAAVIGGVFASFIKLPPLLGMLIVGVALRNIPYINVAKDITPEWSIALRNVAFTVILIRAGLGLDASALKKLKVVCLCLASIPCLMECLTVAILGFLLLGFPWDWAFILGFVVASVSPAVVVPSMLSLQEKGLGMNKGIPTLLIASASVDNVLAITGFSVALGITFSTGSVVFTIFRGPIEVLVGICVGITFGLIMWFIPHANQESQNGYRSLLLFGSGLFALFGSSALGLPGSGALAVLTMSFVAAQRWKDEKTAVEDVMGLLWTFLQPFLFALIGGEILIENLHPNTIGLGIATLAVCSLVRMVVTFFVGIRSGLNKKERLFIALAWLPKATVQAAIGSIAYDTAREGNAGDEAINLGIQVLTIAVLSIIITAPIGAAAIALTGPRLLQQSEDPKYKKDKDQPGKQNEGNTEEVEESRAAMLTSETGI is encoded by the exons atggaaatatctTCAGTGAGTGAAAAGTGTGACCACGAGTCTAAAAAGAATGGAGGTGTTAAAGTCTGTGAAGAAGGAAATATGAACATTGTTGGAGAAGAAGGAGGGGATATACACATCTCTGCTGAAAATATCATTGTTATTCAACCACAAAATGTTACAAGGCAGCcaaaaagaaagagaatgtGTGAAACCTGTGACAGAGTATGTGCACCTTTCTTAGTGAAATATCACCACATTCCAGGGGAGAATGATACTCTATGCTACAG GTTGAAGTATAGTCTTTTGTGTCCACCCCATGGAAATTTTGCCATCAGTATCTTGTACTTGTCACTGGTCTTTGTCACGTGGGGTACCCTGTGGGCTATCACAGGGGAACAGGCATTACCTGGTGGCAGTTTATTTGCACTGTTCATACTATGGATTGCAGCTGTCATCGGTGGAGTGTTTGCATCATTCATCAAGCTGCCTCCTCTTTTGG GTATGCTGATTGTTGGTGTGGCATTGCGAAACATTCCGTACATCAATGTTGCCAAGGACATCACGCCTGAATGGTCCATAGCACTCAGAAATGTAGCGTTCACAGTGATCCTGATCCGGGCTGGTTTAGGACTGGATGCCTCGGCTCTGAAGAAACTGAAAGTTGTTTGTTTATGCCTTGCCAGTATCCCCTGCTTAATGGAATGCTTGACTGTGGCGATTCTTGGTTTTCTACTCCTTGGATTTCCATGGGACTGGGCATTTATCCTGGG ATTTGTCGTTGCTTCTGTGTCTCCTGCCGTTGTCGTGCCCTCCATGTTGAGTCTCCAGGAAAAGGGTCTTGGAATGAACAAAGGAATACCGACACTTCTCATTGCATCAGCCAGTGTTGATAACGTACTGGCAATCACTGGATTCAGTGTTGCACTGGGAATCACATTTTCGACAG GCAGTGTAGTGTTCACAATTTTTCGTGGTCCAATAGAAGTTCTGGTGGGAATATGTGTCGGCATTACCTTTGGATTGATAATGTGGTTTATACCCCATGCAAATCAG GAATCACAGAACGGATACCGGAGTCTTCTACTGTTTGGAAGTGGATTATTTGCTTTATTTGGCAGCAGTGCCTTGGGTTTACCAGGGTCTGGAGCACTGGCAGTGTTGACAATGTCTTTTGTTGCAGCTCAGAGATGGAAAGACGAGAAA ACAGCAGTTGAAGATGTGATGGGTCTGCTTTGGACGTTTCTTCAACCATTCCTGTTTGCGCTAATTGGTGGTGAAATACTTATAGAGAATTTACACCCTAACACAATAG GTCTTGGAATTGCAACATTAGCAGTATGTTCACTTGTGAGGATGGTTGTGACATTCTTTGTTGGAATCAGATCAGGTCTGAACAAGAAGGAAAGACTTTTTATAGCGTTGGCGTGGTTGCCTAAAGCCACAGTACAG gctgctattggttcgatagCATATGACACTGCCAGAGAGGGGAATGCTGGCGATGAAGCAATCAATCTTGGTATCCAG GTATTGACAATAGCAGTTCTGTCAATCATTATTACGGCACCCATCGGAGCAGCTGCCATTGCACTGACCGGACCGAGACTGCTCCAGCAATCTGAAGATCCAAAATACAAGAAGGATAAAGATCAACCAGGAAAGCAAAATGAAGGAAACACTGAAGAGGTGGAGGAAAGTCGTGCTGCTATGCTTACATCTGAAACaggaatttga